The Stieleria maiorica genome includes the window GCCCACGTATTCGCTCCAGTCCAACGTCGTGACCAGCATCCGCAGCGGCGACTCGGCGTCGATTTCCGGCCCCGGCAGGTGGTCGACCAGCAAGTCCAGCAGCGGCCGCATGTCCTCGGTCGGCTGGTCGGGGTCGGTCGTCGCGTAGCCTTCTTTCGCGCTGGCGAACACATAGGCGACCGAATCCAACTGGTCTTCGCCGCCCAGATCGGCCAACAGTTCCAACGCCTCATCGAGTGCGTCGGGCGAACGGGCGTCGGGGCGGTCGATCTTATTGACCACGATGATCGGTTTGACCCCCGCGGCCAACGCTTTCTCCAGTACATAACGCGTTTGCGGCATCGGGCCTTCCGCCGCATCGACCAACACCAGACAACCGTCGGCCATCGTCACCACACGCTCGACTTCACCGCCGAAGTCCGCGTGCCCGGGGGTGTCGATCAAGTTGATCTTCACGTCGCGGTAGGGGATCGCAATGTTTTTAGACAGAATCGTGATCCCACGCTCCCGTTCCAAGTCGTTCGAATCCAAAATCCGCTCGCCCTTCAATTCGGCATCGCGGAACTGACCGCTTTGCCGCAGCAGACAATCAACGAGCGTGGTTTTTCCGTGGTCAACGTGGGCGATGATGACAACGTTTCGAATATCGGTGCGGCGATCGGCCAAAGTGGATTGGGTCACGAAATAACACTTGCAGGGGGTGAGAGAGAACTCGGTACGATCTGAAGATTTGCAACAACCGTTGGAGTCATGGCGAGGAAAAGAAAGACCTTTTCCGACAGATAGTGAATACGGTTGGGCGATTTCTCGCTAGACCTTTCCCGTCGTGTGTCTGTCAGCTTCGCTAGGCGTTTGCACTGGCGTATCACGGCCCCTAAAACATTTGCCAGCGCCGCTCGCCCCTCCGCTGATCGGTGTACCGTTGCGAGTAATGGTCAGCTATGTAATATTCCCTGACCAACGACATGGCAGTTTTCGTCGCCCACTGATGTGGGCATTTACTCGCGGCTTGCTTGTGAAAAAAATCACAAAGTGTTCCCTGTCTGTGAGATCTTTGTCAGTTCGATTTTTGTCCGCTGGATATTGTCTGCTTGGTATTTCAGTGCCTGATTTTGTTTCAGCGCTTGTTTTTTAGTCTCCTTGCGCGTCCAACCGTTTTTCGAAGCCTATGATCACGATCAAAGAAGGATTGGATCTTCCGATCCTCGGCACCCCCGCCCAGCACATCGAAGTTGCCAAACCGGTCACGCAAGTGGCGTTGGTCGGCGACGATTACATCGGCATGAAGCCCACGATGTTGGTGGCTCCGGGGGACAAGGTGAAGCTGGGCCAGCCGCTGTTTACCGACAAAAAAACCGAGGGAGTGACCTACACGTCTCCGGCGGCGGGCACGGTCGCGGACGTGATTCGGGGTGAAAAACGAAAATTCGAGGCGGTCGTGATCGACGTCGATCCTTCGCCATCGGATTCCGATGTGGTCAATTTTGAAGTCGGCGACGTCGGTTCGATGGATGCCGCCGCATTGACCGAATTGTTGCTCACCAGCGGGCTGTGGACGTCGCTGCGAACCCGCCCCTACGGCAAGGTTCCGGTGCCGGGAACCAAGCCGAGTTCGATTTTTGTCCAAGCGATCGACACGAACCCGTTGGCCGCGTGCCCGGCCACCGCGATGGCCGACCGCAAGGATCAGTTCATTCTGGGTTTGACGGCGATCACCAAGTTGACCGACGGTGCAGTCCACGTCTGCAAGGCGCCTGGGTCGGAGATTCCCGGCGGTGCGGTCGAAGGCGTCACGGTGACCGAGTTCGGCGGCCCCCACCCGGCGGGTCTGGTCGGCACACACATTCACGAGCTGGACCCGGTCGGCCCGAACAAGTCGGTCTGGTATTTGGGTTACCAAGACGTGATGGCGATCGGTGCCCTGCTGACGACGGGCAAGTTGGACGTTCGCCGCGTGATTTCGTTGGCCGGTCCGGTGATCGGCAAACCGCGTTTGCTGGAAACCCGTCTCGGGGCCGACATCAGCCAACTGACCGAGGGCGAGTTCGACGCCGGCATTAAAGTCCGTCAGATTTCCGGTTCGGTGCTCTGTGGTCGCACCGCCAATCCGCCGCACAATTTCTTGGGCCGCTACCACACCCAGATTTCGGTGATTGCCGAAGGCGACGAGCGCGAGTTTTTGGGTTGGCAAAAGCCGGGGTTTGACAAGTTCAGCACGACCCGCGTGTTCGCCTCGTCGATGTTGCCGAATCAGAAGTTCGCTTTCACGACCAGCACCGGCGGCAGCGAACGGGCGATGGTGCCGCTGGGGACTTATGAGAAAGTCATGCCGCTGGATATTCTGCCGACGCAATTGCTGCGAGCGTTGATCGTCCGCGACACCGACCAGGCGCAGCAATTGGGCGTCCTGGAACTGGAGGAGGAAGACTTGGCGTTATGCACGTTTGTCTGTCCCGGAAAATATGAATATGGCTCGCTGCTTCGCGAAAACCTGACCACGATCGAGCGTGAAGGCTGATCGGGACCGTTGAAATCATTTAGGCGGACACGGCTCCGAGCAGCCGACCGTTCCATTTACTCAGAAAAAACCGTTATTGGGCAAGACTGACCAATGAAAGCACTCCGCGCTGCTCTGGACAAGGTCCATCCGCTTTTTGACAAAGGCGGACCGCTGCAGATCGCGTATCCGGTGTACGAATCGATTGACACGTTTCTGTACACGCCGGGCGAAACCACTCACGGGCAAACGCACGTGCGTGACAACATCGATCTGAAGCGAATGATGATCACCGTCGTGATGGCTTTGGTGCCCGCGACGCTCTTTGGGATGTGGAACGTCGGCTACCAGGCGAACACCGCCATCCAGCGGGCCGCTGAAGCCGGTGAACGCTACGTCGGCGATTGGCACTACACGATCCACAACGCGATAGGGTTCACCAATGACCCGGGGAGCATCGCCGACTGCATGGTGCTCGGTGCGATCTTTTTCATCCCGATCTACTTCGTCTGCATGTTCGTCGGTGGTCACATCGAAATGGTCTTCAGTGTCCTGCGGGGGCACGAGATCAACGAAGGCTTCCTGGTCACCGGATTGCTCTTCCCGCTGACGTTGCCGGCATCGATTCCGCTGTGGCAGGTGGCCGTCGGGATCGCGTTCGGCGTGATCGTGGCCAAAGAGGTGTTCGGCGGCACCGGACGTAACTTCCTGAACGTGGCGCTGACCAGTCGCGCGTTCCTGTACTTTGCTCACGCCGGCCAAATCAGCGGCGACAAAGTCTGGACGGCCGTGGACGGGTTCAGCGGCGCGACCGCGCTGGGCCAGATGGCAGTGGCCACTCCCGATCCAGGTGGAGAGACCAATGCGGCGTTGGCGTCGCTGGAATCGGTCAACTATTCCCTGGGAGCTTCGGACCCAGTCACCTGGACCGAACCGATCACCTGGATGAGTGCGTTCCTGGGAACCGTCCAAGGATGCGTCGGCGAAACCAGCACCCTGATGTGCTTGATCGGAGCTGCGATTCTGATCGGCGCCGGAATCGGATCCTGGAAGATCATGGCGGGTGTCTTGGGCGGCGTCGCCGCGACCTCGCTGTTGCTAAACGGTGTCACAACCGGCAGCAACCCGATGATGAGTGTTCCGTTTTACTGGCACTTTGTCGTCGGCGGCTTGGCGTTCGGATTGGTGTTCATGGCCACTGACCCGGTCAGTGCCTCGATGACTGAAAAAGGAAAATGGATTTACGGCGGGCTGATCGGTTTCATGACGGTGTTGATTCGCTGTATCAACCCGGCATTCCCCGAAGGCATCATGTTGGCCATTCTGTTCGGCAACGTGTTCGCACCCTTGATCGATTACTTCGTTGTTTCCGCAAACGTTCGCCGGAGGATGGCACGCTATGTCACAACGTGATTCAACTGTTAATACTCTGCTGACGGCGACCATTTTATGCGTCGTTTGCTCGCTGGTCGTCAGCGTCGCCGCTGTCGGGCTGAAGGGCAAGCAGGAAGAGAATAAGATGCTCGATCGCCAGAAGAACATTCTGGATGCCGCAGGGCTGTCGATCGGCGAGTACGGCAAACCGGCCAGTGAGCTCTCGCGGGAACAAATCGACGAGCTGTACGCTTGGGTCAGCGAGGAATTGGTCGATCTGCAAACCGGCGAGTTTGTCACCGACATGGACACCGCGGCGTATGACCCGCGTGAAGCGGCCGAAAAGGCGGACTCCAGCATCGAAATCGGTGAAACGCCGTACGATCCAGGCGTCGGCCGTCGCGAAAAGGTGGCCAAGGTGTACTTCGTCAAAAAGCCCGGCACTGAAGACTTCCAGCAGGTCGTGTTGCCGGTCTACGGCAAGGGCCTGTGGTCCACGCTGTACGGCTACTTGGCTCTCAAGAACGATCTTGAAACGATCCAGGGTTTGACGTTCTACCAGCACGCCGAAACGCCCGGGCTGGGCGGCGAAGTCGACAACCCGGCCTGGAAGGCTCAGTGGGAAGACCAGAAGCTTTACAACGACAGCGGCGAGCCGGCCGCGATGGTTTACAAGGGAACCGCACCGGAAGGAAATCCTTACGCGGTGGACGGGTTGTCCGGAGCGACCATTACCAGCCGGGGCGTGACGAATCTGTTGCGTTACTGGGCCAGCGAGGATGGATACGGACCATTCTTGTCACAACTGAAGAACAGCAAGTCGGAGACATCGGGGTCCTGAAAAGATGGCTGAAAGAACTACAAAATCTGTGATCGTCGACCCGTTGGTCGACAACAACCCGATCGCCTTGCAAATCCTCGGGATTTGTAGCGCTCTGGCGGTGACGACGAAGATGGAAACGTCGATCGTGATGGCCATCGCGGTGATCGCCGTGACGGCGTTCAGCAACCTGGCCGTCAGTGCGATCCGGACGTACATCCCCAGCAGCATCCGGATCATCGTCCAAATGACCGTGATCGCCTCGTTGGTGATCGTCGTCGACCAGGTGCTGAAGGCTTACCTGTTCGACATCAGCAAACAACTGTCCGTGTTCGTCGGACTGATCATCACCAACTGTATCGTGATGGGTCGCGCCGAAGGCTTCGCGATGAAGAACGGCCCCTGGCTGAGTTTCTGGGACGGAATCGGAAACGGACTCGGTTACGGTCTGGTGCTGTTGTTCGTCGCCTTCTTCCGCGAACTGCTCGGCAGCGGAACACTGCTGGGTTACGTCATCTTGCCGCTGGATCGGAACGGCGGTTGGTACAACCCCAACAACTTGATGCTGTTGCCCCCGAGTGCGTTTTTCTTGATCGGCTTCCTGATTTGGTTGATCCGAGCATACAAACCGGAACAAATCGAAGAGTCCTGAGGAAAGAACCATGTCAGAAATCATTGAAACCCATCTCAGCATCCTGCTCAAAGCGGTCTTCGTCGAAAACCTGGCGTTGGCGTTCTTCCTGGGGATGTGCACGTTCTTGGCGATCAGCAAGAACGTCAAAACGGCGATCGGTCTGGGGATCGCGGTGATCGTGATCGAAGCGATCACGGTGCCGGCCAACCAGTTCATCTACGCGTGGTTCCTGAAGAAAGGTGCCCTGACGTGGGCGGAGGGCTTTCTGCCGGTCTCACCGGGCTACTTCGAATCGGTCGATCTGACGTTTCTGGGATTCATCAGCTACATCGGTGTGATTGCGGCGATGGTCCAGATCCTGGAAATGTTCTTGGACAAGTTCTTCCCCGCCCTCTACAACACCCTGGGGATTTTCTTGCCGCTGATCACGGTGAACTGTGCCATCTTGGGTGCGTCGCTGTTCATGCAGGAACGCAACTATTCGTTCGCCGAATCGTGCACCTACGGACTCGGTTGCGGGCTCGGCTGGGCGTTGGCGATCGCGGCGCTGGCCGGAATCCGAGAAAAAATGAAATACAGTGATGTCCCGCCGCCGCTTCGCGGTTTAGGAATCACGTTCATCACCGTCGGACTGATGGCGCTGGCCTTCATGTCCTTCAGCGGAATCCAGCTGTAACGCTGCCTGTGATCCCTCCGCGTTATCAACTTTGACAAGACGTCCTTTTAGAAACCTTAAAGTAGTATCGATCCGAAATGGGTACCGTAATCCTTGGCATCGCAATGTTCACCCTGGTCGTGGTGGCATTGGTGGTCTTGATCCTGGGCGCGAAAGCGCAACTCGTCGCTTCAGGACCGGTGAAGATCATGATCAATGACCAAAAAGAGATCGAGGTTCCCGCCGGCGGTAAACTGTTGGGGGCCCTCGCCGACGCCGGCGTGTTCGTCTCCAGCGCCTGCGGCGGTGGTGGCACCTGTGCCCAGTGCAAGGTCAAGGTTCACGAGGGCGGCGGTGAGATCCTGGCGACCGAAAAGGACCACATTTCCAAAAAGGCCGCCCGCGAAGGCGAGCGTTTGTCGTGCCAAGTCGCCGTCAAACAGGACATGAACGTCGAGGTCCCCGCCGAAGCCTTCGACACCAAGAAATGGGATTGCACCGTCCGCAGCAACCACAACGTGGCAACCTTCATCAAGGAGTTCGTGCTGGAGTTGCCCGAAGGCGAAGACGTCAATTTCAAGGCCGGCGGTTACATCCAAATCGAATGCCCGCCGCATGTGGCCAACTACAAAGACTTTGACATCGAAGAAGAGTATCACGAGGACTGGGACAAGTACGACATCTGGCGTTTCGTTTCCAAGGTCGACGAGCCCGTGATCCGTGCTTACTCGATGGCGAACTACCCGGGCGAAAAAGGCATCATCATGCTGAACGTCCGCGTCGCCACTCCGCCGCCCCGCAACCCCGAATTGCCGCCGGGGAAAATGAGCAGCTGGATCTTCAGCCTGAAACCCGGTGACAAGGCGACCATCAGCGGTCCCTACGGCGAGTTCTTCATCAAGGATACCGACGCCGAAATGGTCTACATCGGTGGTGGGGCCGGGATGGCGCCGCTGCGAAGTCACATCTTCGAACTGTTCAAGCGTCAAAAGACGGATCGAAAGGTCAGCTACTGGTACGGCGGTCGAAGTCTCCGCGAGCTGTTCTACATCGACCACTTCCGCAGTATCGAAGAAGAATTCCCGAATTTTAAGTTCAACATCGCTCTCTCGGACCCGCTGCCCGAAGACAATTGGGACGGCTACCAAGGGTTCATCCACCAAGTGCTGTTGGACAACTACTTGAGCAAACACCCGGCGCCCGAGGACATCGAGTACTACATCTGTGGCCCGCCGATGATGAACCAAGCGGTGTTCCGCATGCTCGACGATCTGGGGGTCGAACCGGAAAACATCGCCTACGACGACTTCGGCGGTTAAGCGGCTCGTACACGAAAGCTTGGAGACTCTCCCAGCCTGTCGGACCGTCGATGGTAGGCTAGCATTCCGTCGCAGCTTCGCATTTGATTGGACTGGACAGTCGCCGTCCTCTCCGAAGTTGGCGCGGGGCGGAGCTTCGCTTTTTCGGACGCCGAGTTCGGAGAACACGGCGACTCCCACGAGACCGACGGAG containing:
- a CDS encoding Na(+)-translocating NADH-quinone reductase subunit C yields the protein MSQRDSTVNTLLTATILCVVCSLVVSVAAVGLKGKQEENKMLDRQKNILDAAGLSIGEYGKPASELSREQIDELYAWVSEELVDLQTGEFVTDMDTAAYDPREAAEKADSSIEIGETPYDPGVGRREKVAKVYFVKKPGTEDFQQVVLPVYGKGLWSTLYGYLALKNDLETIQGLTFYQHAETPGLGGEVDNPAWKAQWEDQKLYNDSGEPAAMVYKGTAPEGNPYAVDGLSGATITSRGVTNLLRYWASEDGYGPFLSQLKNSKSETSGS
- a CDS encoding NADH:ubiquinone reductase (Na(+)-transporting) subunit B, with translation MKALRAALDKVHPLFDKGGPLQIAYPVYESIDTFLYTPGETTHGQTHVRDNIDLKRMMITVVMALVPATLFGMWNVGYQANTAIQRAAEAGERYVGDWHYTIHNAIGFTNDPGSIADCMVLGAIFFIPIYFVCMFVGGHIEMVFSVLRGHEINEGFLVTGLLFPLTLPASIPLWQVAVGIAFGVIVAKEVFGGTGRNFLNVALTSRAFLYFAHAGQISGDKVWTAVDGFSGATALGQMAVATPDPGGETNAALASLESVNYSLGASDPVTWTEPITWMSAFLGTVQGCVGETSTLMCLIGAAILIGAGIGSWKIMAGVLGGVAATSLLLNGVTTGSNPMMSVPFYWHFVVGGLAFGLVFMATDPVSASMTEKGKWIYGGLIGFMTVLIRCINPAFPEGIMLAILFGNVFAPLIDYFVVSANVRRRMARYVTT
- a CDS encoding Na(+)-translocating NADH-quinone reductase subunit A codes for the protein MITIKEGLDLPILGTPAQHIEVAKPVTQVALVGDDYIGMKPTMLVAPGDKVKLGQPLFTDKKTEGVTYTSPAAGTVADVIRGEKRKFEAVVIDVDPSPSDSDVVNFEVGDVGSMDAAALTELLLTSGLWTSLRTRPYGKVPVPGTKPSSIFVQAIDTNPLAACPATAMADRKDQFILGLTAITKLTDGAVHVCKAPGSEIPGGAVEGVTVTEFGGPHPAGLVGTHIHELDPVGPNKSVWYLGYQDVMAIGALLTTGKLDVRRVISLAGPVIGKPRLLETRLGADISQLTEGEFDAGIKVRQISGSVLCGRTANPPHNFLGRYHTQISVIAEGDEREFLGWQKPGFDKFSTTRVFASSMLPNQKFAFTTSTGGSERAMVPLGTYEKVMPLDILPTQLLRALIVRDTDQAQQLGVLELEEEDLALCTFVCPGKYEYGSLLRENLTTIEREG
- the nqrF gene encoding NADH:ubiquinone reductase (Na(+)-transporting) subunit F → MGTVILGIAMFTLVVVALVVLILGAKAQLVASGPVKIMINDQKEIEVPAGGKLLGALADAGVFVSSACGGGGTCAQCKVKVHEGGGEILATEKDHISKKAAREGERLSCQVAVKQDMNVEVPAEAFDTKKWDCTVRSNHNVATFIKEFVLELPEGEDVNFKAGGYIQIECPPHVANYKDFDIEEEYHEDWDKYDIWRFVSKVDEPVIRAYSMANYPGEKGIIMLNVRVATPPPRNPELPPGKMSSWIFSLKPGDKATISGPYGEFFIKDTDAEMVYIGGGAGMAPLRSHIFELFKRQKTDRKVSYWYGGRSLRELFYIDHFRSIEEEFPNFKFNIALSDPLPEDNWDGYQGFIHQVLLDNYLSKHPAPEDIEYYICGPPMMNQAVFRMLDDLGVEPENIAYDDFGG
- the nqrE gene encoding NADH:ubiquinone reductase (Na(+)-transporting) subunit E produces the protein MIETHLSILLKAVFVENLALAFFLGMCTFLAISKNVKTAIGLGIAVIVIEAITVPANQFIYAWFLKKGALTWAEGFLPVSPGYFESVDLTFLGFISYIGVIAAMVQILEMFLDKFFPALYNTLGIFLPLITVNCAILGASLFMQERNYSFAESCTYGLGCGLGWALAIAALAGIREKMKYSDVPPPLRGLGITFITVGLMALAFMSFSGIQL
- a CDS encoding NADH:ubiquinone reductase (Na(+)-transporting) subunit D, producing the protein MAERTTKSVIVDPLVDNNPIALQILGICSALAVTTKMETSIVMAIAVIAVTAFSNLAVSAIRTYIPSSIRIIVQMTVIASLVIVVDQVLKAYLFDISKQLSVFVGLIITNCIVMGRAEGFAMKNGPWLSFWDGIGNGLGYGLVLLFVAFFRELLGSGTLLGYVILPLDRNGGWYNPNNLMLLPPSAFFLIGFLIWLIRAYKPEQIEES